One region of Culex pipiens pallens isolate TS chromosome 2, TS_CPP_V2, whole genome shotgun sequence genomic DNA includes:
- the LOC120420258 gene encoding toll-like receptor Tollo, protein MDSFKIFLLLTAVVAITAARSTLMSRMDIAPKGCKWQRVIDENAEDENTVTTVLSCKLKTIGGTDTLMRNLSSYQIERINSLKLECSDILFFESSLEANQHSGAFLGSLKRLRDLKIEYCKIKYVPSMVLSTLRDLRSLSLRTHNTDWSAMNLEFHPESFRGLTELKRLDLADNNIWSLPTDVFCPLFSLRQLNLTKNRLTDLSQLGFSDWGNGPTAPGKACNTGLEVLDLSHNDILALPDNGLSSLRSLNVLLLQDNLLTSLADRAFVGLGSLKVVNMSSNKLVALPPELFQSPRELRQIYLQNNSLSVLAPGLLEGLDRLEILDLSHNELTSEWINRDTFAGLKRLVVLEISYNSLSKIDRHVFRELYSLQVLNLENNLIETIADNAFSDLKNLVALTLSHNKLKRIDQHHFSELYVLNQLYIESNLIDSMHSRALENLTNLNDLNLNDNRLTEIPEGLGKLRFLKSLDLGKNRIVTVNNASFEGLEQLLGLRLVENRITNVSRDAFVTLSSLHVLNLASNQIRHIDQSAFSSNPTIRAIRLDNNELEDISGVFTSLPALVFLNVSDNQIRNFDYSHLPSSLEWLDMHQNNITELGNYYDLNNLQIKMLDVSFNRLATVDNKNIPDSIETLFLNNNVLEEVAAGTFLNKKNLEKVVLYGNYIKKLEIGALALTRVGDDKDMPQFYIGDNPIHCDCTMEWLQGINKLSHLRQHPRVMDLDTVMCTMEHERGASLRPLMDLNSHDFLCQYETHCFATCHCCDFDACDCKMTCPDRCSCYHDHTWKTNIVDCGNADYTEVPEHIPMDATTIYLDGNDLKQLGSHQFIGKKKLEVLYLNNSNIANVHNRTFNGIPSLRVLHMENNYIEELRGFEFDQLTNLNELYLDHNAIGFVGEKTFENLKFLEVINLSDNKISEFSPWQALSAASETGSLNKVSLEGNRWRCDCESLHKLQRWIRDVGGDFDINRMICADNRVVGDVISSCESQLEFVDNEVAPPAVHRTILMGHGGLIGGGYVPLLAAIVVAVIGTALIVALACVFRQDVRLWAHAKYGVRLVKDPIVIASAKDQDQDKLYDSYVVYSIHDNEFVGRLLGAELQHYGYSVCLHHRDVHSNTFLSDSLQSAADASKKMILVVSMNFLQNEWSQPQFRVALQSVIENIRPAYRRHKIVIVLTAPVELVAMDPIMNLLIRTCTVACWGERKFWDKLRYALPDVNKDRTPKKLGDITRSPNLRYTPAPTALDQWCKISHPGVAMPVAVPQSTPSQSTCNTEDESSSASSQHYEAPMSQSHYNMSRSSASLGHVYSTIPETPQMGRNGRAYFV, encoded by the coding sequence ATGGATTCGTTCAAGATTTTCCTGCTCCTGACCGCCGTCGTAGCCATTACCGCCGCCCGGTCAACACTGATGAGCCGGATGGACATCGCGCCGAAAGGGTGCAAGTGGCAACGCGTAATCGACGAGAACGCCGAGGACGAAAACACCGTCACGACGGTGCTGTCCTGCAAGCTGAAAACCATCGGTGGAACCGATACGTTGATGCGAAACCTGAGCTCGTACCAAATCGAGCGCATCAACTCGCTGAAACTCGAGTGCAGTGACATACTGTTCTTCGAGAGCTCGCTCGAGGCGAACCAGCATTCTGGGGCTTTCCTCGGATCGCTGAAGCGACTGCGGGACCTCAAAATCGAGTACTGCAAAATTAAGTACGTGCCTTCGATGGTGTTGTCAACGCTGCGGGATCTGCGATCACTCTCGCTGCGCACCCACAACACCGACTGGTCCGCCATGAACCTCGAGTTCCACCCGGAAAGTTTCCGAGGGCTAACCGAGCTCAAGCGACTCGACCTGGCCGACAACAACATCTGGAGTCTGCCGACAGACGTGTTCTGCCCACTGTTCTCGCTCAGACAGCTGAATCTGACCAAGAACCGGCTTACCGACCTGTCCCAGCTGGGATTCTCCGACTGGGGCAACGGACCCACAGCACCCGGCAAAGCCTGCAACACCGGGCTGGAAGTGCTGGACCTCTCGCACAACGATATCCTTGCCCTGCCGGACAATGGCCTATCATCCCTGCGATCCCTCAACGTCCTCCTGCTCCAGGACAACCTCCTGACCTCCCTCGCCGATCGAGCCTTCGTCGGTCTGGGCTCGCTCAAGGTTGTCAACATGTCCAGCAACAAGCTGGTCGCCCTCCCACCAGAGCTGTTCCAGTCCCCCCGTGAACTGCGCCAAATCTACCTGCAGAACAACTCGCTCTCGGTCCTCGCCCCAGGACTCCTCGAGGGACTCGACCGGCTCGAAATCCTCGACCTCTCCCACAACGAACTCACCTCCGAGTGGATCAACCGGGACACGTTCGCCGGCCTCAAACGCCTAGTCGTGCTGGAAATCAGCTACAACAGCCTGTCCAAAATCGACCGGCACGTGTTCCGCGAGCTGTATAGCCTGCAGGTCCTCAACCTGGAAAACAACCTCATCGAAACCATCGCCGACAACGCGTTCAGCGATCTCAAGAACCTGGTCGCCCTAACCCTTTCCCACAACAAGCTGAAGCGAATCGATCAGCACCACTTCAGCGAGCTGTACGTCCTCAACCAGCTGTACATCGAGTCCAACCTCATCGACTCGATGCACTCGCGCGCCCTCGAAAATCTCACCAATCTGAATGACCTCAACCTGAACGACAACCGGTTGACGGAGATTCCGGAAGGACTCGGCAAGCTGCGCTTTCTCAAGTCCCTTGATCTGGGCAAAAATCGCATCGTCACGGTCAACAACGCCTCGTTCGAGGGGCTGGAACAGCTGCTGGGACTGCGCCTGGTGGAAAACCGGATTACGAACGTTTCGCGCGATGCGTTCGTGACCCTTTCGTCGCTGCACGTGCTAAATCTCGCCTCGAACCAGATTCGTCACATCGATCAATCGGCGTTCAGCTCGAATCCCACCATCCGGGCGATCCGGTTGGACAACAACGAGCTGGAAGATATTAGCGGCGTGTTTACGTCGCTACCGGCGCTGGTCTTTCTGAACGTTTCGGATAATCAGATTAGAAACTTTGACTACAGCCATCTGCCGTCGTCGCTCGAGTGGTTGGACATGCACCAGAACAACATTACCGAACTCGGCAACTATTACGATCTGAACAATCTGCAGATCAAAATGTTGGACGTGTCGTTCAATCGATTGGCCACGGTCGACAACAAGAACATCCCGGACAGCATCGAGACGCTGTTCCTGAACAATAACGTGCTGGAGGAGGTTGCCGCGGGGACGTTCTTGAACAAAAAGAACCTGGAGAAGGTGGTGCTTTATGGAAATTACATCAAGAAGCTGGAGATTGGTGCGCTGGCGCTGACTCGCGTGGGTGACGACAAGGACATGCCCCAGTTCTACATCGGGGACAATCCGATCCACTGCGATTGCACGATGGAGTGGCTGCAGGGCATCAACAAGCTGTCCCACTTGAGACAGCATCCGCGGGTAATGGATCTGGACACGGTGATGTGCACGATGGAGCACGAGCGGGGAGCGTCGCTGCGGCCGTTGATGGATCTGAACTCGCACGACTTTTTGTGCCAGTACGAGACGCACTGCTTCGCGACGTGCCATTGTTGTGATTTTGACGCTTGTGACTGCAAGATGACCTGCCCGGATCGGTGCAGCTGCTACCACGATCATACGTGGAAGACGAACATTGTGGATTGTGGAAATGCTGATTATACGGAAGTGCCGGAACATATTCCGATGGACGCGACTACGATCTACTTGGATGGGAATGACTTGAAGCAGCTGGGAAGTCACCAGTTTATCGGGAAGAAGAAGTTGGAAGTGCTTTATCTGAACAATAGTAACATTGCGAATGTGCACAACCGGACCTTTAACGGGATTCCGAGTTTGCGAGTGCTGCACATGGAGAACAATTACATTGAAGAGTTGCGTGGATTTGAGTTTGACCAGTTGACCAACCTGAACGAACTTTATCTGGACCATAATGCGATTGGGTTTGTGGGTGAGAAGACGTTcgagaatttgaagtttttggaaGTGATCAACCTGAGTGACAATAAGATTAGTGAGTTTTCGCCGTGGCAAGCGTTGTCGGCGGCTTCGGAGACGGGCTCGCTGAACAAGGTTTCGCTCGAGGGCAACCGTTGGCGGTGCGACTGTGAATCGCTGCACAAGTTGCAGCGGTGGATCCGGGACGTTGGGGGTGACTTTGACATCAACCGGATGATCTGTGCGGACAATCGAGTGGTTGGGGATGTGATCAGTTCGTGTGAGAGCCAGCTGGAGTTTGTGGACAATGAGGTGGCGCCACCTGCGGTGCATCGGACGATCCTGATGGGTCACGGTGGGCTGATCGGGGGTGGTTATGTGCCGTTGCTGGCGGCGATTGTGGTTGCGGTTATTGGAACGGCGTTGATTGTGGCGTTGGCCTGTGTGTTCCGACAGGATGTGCGATTGTGGGCTCATGCCAAGTACGGAGTGAGATTGGTGAAGGACCCGATTGTGATTGCGAGTGCTAAGGATCAGGACCAGGACAAGCTGTACGACAGCTACGTGGTGTACAGTATTCACGACAATGAGTTTGTTGGACGGTTGTTGGGTGCTGAGCTGCAGCACTATGGGTACTCGGTGTGTCTGCACCACCGGGATGTGCACTCGAATACTTTTCTGTCGGATTCGCTGCAGAGTGCGGCGGATGCTTCGAAGAAGATGATCCTGGTGGTGTCGATGAACTTCCTGCAGAACGAGTGGTCTCAGCCGCAGTTCCGAGTGGCGCTGCAGTCGGTCATCGAAAACATCCGACCGGCCTACCGGAGGCACAAGATCGTGATCGTGTTGACCGCCCCGGTCGAGCTGGTCGCGATGGATCCCATCATGAACCTGCTGATCCGGACGTGCACGGTCGCGTGCTGGGGCGAGCGCAAGTTCTGGGACAAGCTGCGGTACGCGCTGCCGGACGTCAACAAGGACCGCACGCCGAAGAAGCTCGGTGATATCACGCGGAGTCCGAACCTGCGGTACACGCCGGCGCCGACCGCCCTGGACCAGTGGTGCAAGATTAGCCATCCGGGCGTGGCCATGCCGGTGGCCGTTCCCCAGAGCACCCCGTCACAGAGTACCTGCAACACCGAGGACGAGTCCTCGTCCGCTTCCTCACAGCATTACGAGGCTCCGATGAGCCAGAGCCACTACAACATGAGCCGCTCCAGTGCCTCGCTTGGTCACGTGTACTCCACGATACCGGAAACGCCCCAGATGGGACGCAACGGAAGAGCTTATTTCGTGTAA